A single genomic interval of Procambarus clarkii isolate CNS0578487 chromosome 61, FALCON_Pclarkii_2.0, whole genome shotgun sequence harbors:
- the LOC138354160 gene encoding myb-like protein I: MNNPAVSGYNDRMNNPALSGYNDRMNNPALSGYNDRMNNPALSGYNDRMNNPALSGYNDRMNNPALSGYNDRMNNPALSGYNDRMNNPVSWNNDRMNNPAVSGYNDRMNNPALSGYNDRMNNPVSWNNDRMNNPAVSGYNDRMNNPAVSGYNDRMNNPAVSGYNDRMNNPAVSGYNDRMNNPAVSGYTDRMNNPAVSGYNDRMNNPAVSGYNDRMNNPAVSGYNDRMNNPALWVQ, translated from the coding sequence atgaacaacccagctgttTCTGGGTAcaatgacaggatgaacaacccagctctTTCTGGGTAcaatgacaggatgaacaacccagctctTTCTGGGTAcaatgacaggatgaacaacccagctctTTCTGGGTAcaatgacaggatgaacaacccagctctTTCTGGGTAcaatgacaggatgaacaacccagctctTTCTGGGTAcaatgacaggatgaacaacccagctctTTCTGGGTAcaatgacaggatgaacaacccagtttCCTGGAAcaatgacaggatgaacaacccagctgtcTCTGGGTAcaatgacaggatgaacaacccagctctTTCTGGGTAcaatgacaggatgaacaacccagtttCCTGGAAcaatgacaggatgaacaacccagctgtgtctgggtacaatgacaggatgaacaacccagctgtcTCTGGGTAcaatgacaggatgaacaacccagctgtcTCTGGGTAcaatgacaggatgaacaacccagctgtgtctgggtacaatgacaggatgaacaacccagctgtgtctgggtacactgacaggatgaacaacccagctgtcTCTGGGTAcaatgacaggatgaacaacccagctgtgtctgggtacaatgacaggatgaacaacccagctgttTCTGGGTAcaatgacaggatgaacaacccagctctCTGGGTAcaatga
- the LOC138354161 gene encoding uro-adherence factor A-like has product MSLHVLVKQLSLQVLAKQLPLQGLAKQLSLQVLAKQLSLQVLTKQLSLQVLAKQLSLQVLTKQLSLQVLDKQLSLQVLTKQLSLQVLAKQLSLQVLTKQLSLQVLAKQLSLQVLTKQLSLQVLAKQLSLQVLAKQLSLQVLTKQLSLQVLTKQLSSQVLAKQLSLQVLAKQLPLQMLAKQLPLQVLAKQLSLQVLAKQLSLQVLAKQLSLQVLAKQLSLQVLAKQLSLQVLAKQLSLQVLAKQLSLQVLAKQLSLQVLAKQLSLQVLVKQLSLQVLAKQLSLQVLAKQLSLQVLAKQLSLQVLAKQLSLQVLAKQLSLQVLAKQLPLQVLAKQLPLQVLAKQLPLQVLAKQLPLQVLAKQLSPQVLAKQQSPQVLAKQLPPQVLAKQLSLQVLAKQLSLQVLAKQLSLQVLAKQLSLQVLAKQLSLQVLAKQLSLQVLAKQLSLQVLAKQLSLQVLAKQLSLQALPLALSYTQALSLPLSYTQALSLALSYTQALPLALSYTQALPRPLSYTQALPLALSYTQALSLALSYTQALPLALSYTQALPLPLSYTQALPLALSYTQALPLALSYTQALPLALSYTQALSLALSYTQALSLALSYTQALSLALSYTQALSYTQALSYTQALPRPLSYTQALSLALSYTQALSLALSYTQALSLALSYTQALSLALSYTQTLSLALSYTQTLSLALSYIQALSLALSYTQTLSLALSYTQALPLPLSYTQAHSLALSYTQALSLALSYTQALSLALSYTQALPRPLSYTQALPLTLSYTQALSLALSYTQALSLALSYTQALSLALSYTQALPLPLSYTQALSLALSYTQALSLALSYTQALPLPLSYTQALPLALSYTQALSLALSYTQALSLALSYTQALSLALSYTQTLSLALSYTQALSLPLSYTQALPLALSYTQALSLPLSYTQALSLALSYTQALPRPLSYTQALPLPLSYTQALPLPLSYTQALSLALSYTQALPLPLSYTQALSLALSYTQALSLALSYTQALPLPLSYTQTLPLALSYTQALSLALSYTQALSLALSYTQALSLALSYTQALSLALSYTQTLSLALSYTQALSLALSYTQALSLPLSYTQALSLALSYTQALSLPLSYTQALSLGLSYTQALPLPLSYTQALPLPLSYTQALSLALSYTQALSLALSYTQALSLAPSTPRPSH; this is encoded by the exons ATGTCACTACATGTGTTGGTCAAGCAGCTGTCACTACAGGTGTTGGCCAAGCAGCTGCCACTACAGGGGTTGGCCAAGCAGCTGTCACTACAGGTGTTGGCCAAGCAGCTGTCACTACAGGTGTTGACCAAGCAGCTGTCACTACAGGTGTTGGCCAAGCAGCTGTCACTACAGGTGTTGACCAAGCAGCTGTCACTACAGGTGTTGGACAAGCAGCTGTCACTACAGGTGTTGACCAAGCAGCTGTCACTACAGGTGTTGGCCAAGCAGCTGTCACTACAGGTGTTGACCAAGCAGCTGTCACTACAGGTGTTGGCCAAGCAGCTGTCACTACAGGTGTTGACCAAGCAGCTGTCACTACAGGTGTTAGCCAAGCAGCTGTCACTACAGGTGTTGGCCAAGCAGCTGTCACTACAGGTGTTGACCAAGCAGCTGTCACTACAGGTGTTGACCAAGCAGCTGTCATCACAGGTGTTGGCCAAGCAGCTGTCACTACAGGTGTTGGCCAAGCAGCTGCCACTACAGATGTTGGCCAAGCAGCTGCCACTACAGGTGTTGGCCAAGCAGCTGTCACTACAGGTGTTGGCCAAGCAGCTGTCACTACAGGTGTTGGCCAAGCAGCTGTCACTACAGGTGTTGGCCAAGCAGCTGTCACTACAGGTGTTGGCCAAGCAGCTGTCACTACAGGTGTTGGCCAAGCAGCTGTCACTACAGGTGTTGGCCAAGCAGCTGTCACTACAGGTGTTGGCCAAGCAGCTGTCACTACAGGTGTTGGCCAAGCAGCTGTCACTACAGGTGTTGGTCAAGCAGCTGTCACTACAGGTGTTGGCCAAGCAGCTGTCACTACAGGTGTTGGCCAAGCAGCTGTCACTACAGGTGTTGGCCAAGCAGCTGTCACTACAGGTGTTGGCCAAGCAGCTGTCACTACAGGTGTTGGCCAAGCAGCTGTCACTACAGGTGTTGGCCAAGCAGCTGCCACTACAGGTGTTGGCCAAGCAGCTGCCACTACAGGTGTTGGCCAAGCAGCTGCCACTACAGGTGTTGGCCAAGCAGCTGCCACTACAGGTGTTGGCCAAGCAGCTGTCACCACAGGTGTTGGCCAAGCAGCAGTCACCACAGGTGTTGGCCAAGCAGCTGCCACCACAGGTGTTGGCCAAGCAGCTGTCACTACAGGTGTTGGCCAAGCAGCTGTCACTACAGGTGTTGGCCAAGCAGCTGTCACTACAGGTGTTGGCCAAGCAGCTGTCACTACAGGTGTTGGCCAAGCAGCTGTCACTACAGGTGTTGGCCAAGCAGCTGTCACTACAGGTGTTGGCCAAGCAGCTGTCACTACAGGTGTTGGCCAAGCAGCTGTCACTACAGGTGTTGGCCAAGCAGCTGTCACTACAG GCCCTCCCACTAGCCCTCTCCTACACCCAGGCCCTCTCACTACCCCTCTCCTACACCCAGGCCCTCTCACTAGCCCTCTCCTACACCCAGGCCCTCCCACTAGCCCTCTCCTACACCCAGGCCCTCCCACGACCCCTCTCCTACACCCAGGCCCTCCCACTAGCCCTCTCCTACACCCAGGCCCTCTCACTAGCCCTCTCCTACACCCAGGCCCTCCCACTAGCCCTCTCCTACACCCAGGCACTCCCACTACCCCTCTCCTACACCCAGGCCCTCCCACTAGCCCTCTCCTACACCCAGGCCCTCCCACTAGCCCTCTCCTACACCCAGGCCCTCCCACTAGCCCTCTCCTACACCCAGGCCCTCTCACTAGCCCTCTCCTACACCCAGGCCCTCTCACTAGCCCTCTCCTACACCCAGGCCCTCTCACTAGCCCTCTCCTACACCCAGGCCCTCTCCTACACCCAGGCCCTCTCCTACACCCAGGCCCTCCCACGACCCCTCTCCTACACCCAGGCCCTCTCACTAGCCCTCTCCTACACCCAGGCCCTCTCACTAGCCCTCTCCTACACCCAGGCCCTCTCACTAGCCCTCTCCTACACCCAGGCCCTCTCACTAGCCCTCTCCTACACCCAGACCCTCTCACTAGCCCTCTCCTACACCCAGACCCTCTCACTAGCCCTCTCCTACATCCAGGCCCTCTCACTAGCCCTCTCCTACACCCAGACCCTCTCACTAGCCCTCTCCTACACCCAGGCACTCCCACTACCCCTCTCCTACACCCAGGCCCACTCACTAGCCCTCTCCTACACCCAGGCCCTCTCACTAGCCCTCTCCTACACCCAGGCCCTCTCACTAGCCCTCTCCTACACCCAG GCCCTCCCACGACCCCTCTCCTACACCCAGGCCctcccactaaccctctcctacaCCCAGGCCCTCTCACTAGCCCTCTCCTACACCCAGGCCCTCTCACTAGCCCTCTCCTACACCCAGGCCCTCTCACTAGCCCTCTCCTACACCCAGGCCCTCCCACTACCCCTCTCCTACACCCAGGCCCTCTCACTAGCCCTCTCCTACACCCAGGCCCTCTCACTAGCCCTCTCCTACACCCAGGCACTCCCACTACCCCTCTCCTACACCCAGGCCCTCCCACTAGCCCTCTCCTACACCCAGGCCCTCTCACTAGCCCTCTCCTACACCCAGGCCCTCTCACTAGCCCTCTCCTACACCCAggcactctcactagccctctccTACACCCAGACCCTCTCACTAGCCCTCTCCTACACCCAGGCCCTCTCACTACCCCTCTCCTACACCCAGGCCCTCCCACTAGCCCTCTCCTACACCCAGGCCCTCTCACTACCCCTCTCCTACACCCAGGCCCTCTCACTAGCCCTCTCCTACACCCAG GCCCTCCCACGACCCCTCTCCTACACCCAGGCCCTCCCACTACCCCTCTCCTACACCCAGGCCCTCCCACTACCCCTCTCCTACACCCAGGCCCTCTCACTAGCCCTCTCCTACACCCAGGCCCTCCCACTACCCCTCTCCTACACCCAGGCCCTCTCACTAGCCCTCTCCTACACCCAGGCCCTCTCACTAGCCCTCTCCTACACCCAGGCACTCCCACTACCCCTCTCCTACACCCAGACCCTCCCACTAGCCCTCTCCTACACCCAGGCCCTCTCACTAGCCCTCTCCTACACCCAGGCCCTCTCACTAGCCCTCTCCTACACCCAGGCCCTCTCACTAGCCCTCTCCTACACCCAggcactctcactagccctctccTACACCCAGACCCTCTCACTAGCCCTCTCCTACACCCAGGCCCTCTCACTAGCCCTCTCCTACACCCAGGCCCTCTCACTACCCCTCTCCTACACCCAGGCCCTCTCACTAGCCCTCTCCTACACCCAGGCCCTCTCACTACCCCTCTCCTACACCCAGGCCCTCTCACTAGGCCTCTCCTACACCCAGGCCCTCCCACTACCCCTCTCCTACACCCAGGCACTCCCACTACCCCTCTCCTACACCCAGGCCCTCTCACTAGCCCTCTCCTACACCCAGGCCCTCTCACTAGCCCTCTCCTACACCCAGGCCCTCTCACTAGCCCCCTCTACACCCAGGCCCTCTCACTAG
- the LOC123750282 gene encoding uncharacterized PPE family protein PPE24-like: protein MPPRLACHPPVPLPLPPLSLPPLSLPPLSLPPLPLPPLSLPPLSLPPLSLPPLSLPPLSLPPLSLPLPPLSLPPLSLPPLSLPPLSLPPLSLPPLSLPPLSLPPLSLPPLSLPPLSLPPLSLPPLSLPPLSLPPLSLPPLSLPPLSLPPLSLPPLSLPPLPLPPLSLPPLSLPPLSLPPLSLPPLSLPPLSLPPLSLPPLSLPPLSLPPLSLPPLSLPPLSLPPLSLPPLSLPPLSLPPLSLPPLSLPPLSLPPLSLPPLSLPPLSLPPLPPLPPLSLPPLSLPPLSLPPLSLRPLSLPPLSPLSLLPLSLPPLSLPPLPLPLLSLPPLPPLSLPPLPLPLLLPPAPAAGPTPATRPCHQLLPIIKIPTCPEDLSPPVM from the coding sequence ATGCCGCCTCGCTTAGCCTGCCATCCTCCAGTGCCGCTGCCCCTGCCGCCCCTGTCGCTGCCACCCCTGTCGCTGCCGCCCCTGTCGCTGCCGCCCCTGCCGCTGCCACCCCTGTCGCTGCCGCCCCTGTCGCTGCCGCCCCTGTCCCTGCCGCCCCTGTCGCTGCCGCCCCTGTCGCTGCCGCCCCTGTCCCTGCCGCTGCCGCCCCTGTCGCTGCCACCCCTGTCGCTGCCGCCCCTGTCCCTGCCGCCCCTGTCGCTGCCGCCCCTGTCGCTGCCGCCCCTGTCGCTGCCACCCCTGTCGCTGCCGCCCCTGTCGCTGCCGCCCCTGTCGCTGCCGCCCCTGTCGCTGCCGCCCCTGTCGCTGCCGCCCCTGTCGCTGCCGCCCCTGTCCCTGCCGCCCCTGTCCCTGCCGCCCCTGTCGCTGCCGCCCCTGTCCCTGCCGCCCCTGTCGCTGCCGCCCCTGTCGCTGCCGCCCCTGCCGCTGCCACCCCTTTCCCTGCCGCCCCTGTCGTTGCCGCCCCTGTCGCTGCCGCCTCTGTCCCTGCCGCCTCTGTCCCTGCCACCCCTGTCGCTGCCGCCCCTGTCGCTGCCGCCCCTGTCGCTGCCGCCCCTGTCCCTGCCGCCCCTGTCGCTGCCGCCCCTGTCGCTGCCGCCCCTGTCGCTGCCGCCCCTGTCGCTGCCGCCCCTGTCCCTGCCGCCCCTGTCGCTGCCGCCCCTGTCGCTGCCGCCTCTGTCCCTGCCGCCTCTGTCCCTGCCACCCCTGTCGCTGCCGCCCCTGTCCCTGCCGCCCCTGTCCCTGCCGCCCCTGCCGCCCCTGCCGCCCCTGTCGCTGCCGCCCCTGTCGCTGCCGCCCCTGTCCCTGCCGCCCCTGTCACTGCGGCCCCTGTCCCTGCCGCCCCTGTCGCCCCTGTCGCTGCTGCCCCTGTCGCTGCCGCCCCTGTCCCTGCCGCCCCTGCCGCTGCCACTCCTGTCGCTGCCGCCCCTGCCGCCCCTGTCGCTGCCGCCCCTGCCGCTGCCCCTACTCCTGCCACCCGCCCCTGCCGCTGGCCCTACCCCTGCCACCCGTCCCTGCCACCAATTGCTACCAATAATCAAAATACCAACCTGTCCAGAAGATCTGTCACCACCTGTCatgtaa
- the LOC138354159 gene encoding proline-rich protein 2-like, producing the protein MSKCLMVYKAHKPSLGPQPSLGPQPSLGPQPSLGPQPSLAPQPSLAPQPSLGPQPSLGPQPSLGPQPSLGPQPSLAPQPSLGPQPSLGPQPSLAPQPSLGPQPSLGPQPSLGPQPSLGPQPSLGPQPSLGPQPSLAPQPSLGPQPSLGPQPSLAPQPSLGPQPSLGPQPSLGPQPSLGPQPSLAPQPSLGPQPSLGPQPSLGPQPSLAPQPSLGPQPSLGPQPSLGPQPSLGPQPSLAPQPSLAPQPSLGPQPSLGPQPSLGPQPSLGPQPSLGPQPSLAPQPSLGPQPSLGPRPSLGPQPSLGPQPSLGPQPSLGPQPSLAPQPSLGPQPSLAPQPSLGPQPSLGPQPSLGPQPSLGPQPSLGPQPSLGPQPSLAPQPSLAPQPSLGPQPSLGPQPSLGPQPSLGPQPSLGPQPSLGPQPSLAPRKGYATGTVNHRRVFTVCVHRRVFTVVWSPSCGHRRVVTVVWSPSCGHRRVVTVVWSPSCGHRRVVTVVCSPSCVHRRVVTVVCSPSCVHRRVF; encoded by the exons ATGAGTAAATGTTTAATGGTTTATAAAGCCCACAAG CCCTCCCTGGGCCCTCAGCCCTCCCTGGGCCCTCAGCCCTCCCTGGGCCCTCAGCCCTCCCTGGGCCCTCAGCCCTCCCTGGCCCCTCAGCCCTCCCTGGCCCCTCAGCCCTCCCTGGGCCCTCAGCCCTCCCTGGGCCCTCAGCCCTCCCTGGGCCCTCAGCCCTCCCTGGGCCCTCAGCCCTCCCTGGCCCCTCAGCCCTCCCTGGGCCCTCAGCCCTCCCTGGGCCCTCAGCCCTCCCTGGCCCCTCAGCCCTCCCTGGGCCCTCAGCCCTCCCTGGGCCCTCAGCCCTCCCTGGGCCCTCAGCCCTCCCTGGGCCCTCAGCCCTCCCTGGGCCCTCAGCCCTCCCTGGGCCCTCAGCCCTCCCTGGCCCCTCAGCCCTCCCTGGGCCCTCAGCCCTCCCTGGGCCCTCAGCCCTCCCTGGCCCCTCAGCCCTCCCTGGGCCCTCAGCCCTCCCTGGGCCCTCAGCCCTCCCTGGGCCCTCAGCCCTCCCTGGGCCCTCAGCCCTCCCTGGCCCCTCAGCCCTCCCTGGGCCCTCAGCCCTCCCTGGGCCCTCAGCCCTCCCTGGGCCCTCAGCCCTCCCTGGCCCCTCAGCCCTCCCTGGGCCCTCAGCCCTCCCTGGGCCCTCAGCCCTCCCTGGGCCCTCAGCCCTCCCTGGGCCCTCAGCCCTCCCTGGCCCCTCAGCCCTCCCTGGCCCCTCAGCCCTCCCTGGGCCCTCAGCCCTCCCTGGGCCCTCAGCCCTCCCTGGGCCCTCAGCCCTCCCTGGGCCCTCAGCCCTCCCTGGGCCCTCAGCCCTCCCTGGCCCCTCAGCCCTCCCTGGGCCCTCAGCCCTCCCTGGGCCCTCGGCCCTCCCTGGGCCCTCAGCCCTCCCTGGGCCCTCAGCCCTCCCTGGGCCCTCAGCCCTCCCTGGGCCCTCAGCCCTCCCTGGCCCCTCAGCCCTCCCTGGGCCCTCAGCCTTCCCTGGCCCCTCAGCCCTCCCTGGGCCCTCAGCCCTCCCTGGGCCCTCAGCCCTCCCTGGGCCCTCAGCCCTCCCTGGGCCCTCAGCCCTCCCTGGGCCCTCAGCCCTCCCTGGGCCCTCAGCCCTCCCTGGCCCCTCAGCCCTCCCTGGCCCCTCAGCCCTCCCTGGGCCCTCAGCCCTCCCTGGGCCCTCAGCCCTCCCTGGGCCCTCAGCCCTCCCTGGGCCCTCAGCCCTCCCTGGGCCCTCAGCCCTCCCTGGGCCCTCAGCCCTCCCTGGCCCCTCGCAAAG GTTATGCTACTGGAACGGTGAATCACCGTCGTGTGTTCACCGTCTGTGTTCACCGTCGTGTGTTCACCGTCGTGTGGTCACCGTCGTGTGGTCACCGTCGTGTGGTCACCGTCGTGTGGTCACCGTCGTGTGGTCACCGTCGTGTGGTCACCGTCGTGTGGTCACCGTCGTGTGGTCACCGTCGTGTGGTCACCGTCGTGTGTTCACCGTCGTGTGTTCACCGTCGTGTGGTCACCGTCGTGTGTTCACCGTCGTGTGTTCACCGTCGTGTGTTCTAG